The Streptomyces sp. NBC_00440 genome contains a region encoding:
- a CDS encoding TadA family conjugal transfer-associated ATPase, protein MITTPASVGASTPAGTPPLLDAVRQRLAESGAEPTPARVAAALRAQGRLLGDAEVLGHAEELRSELVGSGRLEALLADPAVTDVLVAAPDRVWVDRGAGLELTDVAFPDAAAVRRLAQRLAAVAGRRLDDARPWVDARLPDGTRMHAVLEPVAVGSTCLSLRVVRPKAFSLEELVAAGTVPPGGGQVLRALIDARLSFLVSGGTGSGKTTLLSSLLGLVGTAERIVLAEDSSELRPEHPHVVRLESRPPNQEGAGRVTLRDLVRQALRMRPDRLVVGEVRGAEVTELLAALNTGHEGGCGTVHANAASDVPARLEALGTAAGLDRAALHSQLAAALAVVVHLVRDRSGRRRVAEVHVLERDATGLVMTVPALRWGTQGFTEGRGWPRLRTMIGGAL, encoded by the coding sequence ATGATCACGACACCCGCGTCCGTCGGGGCATCGACTCCCGCCGGTACGCCGCCGCTGCTCGACGCCGTACGCCAGCGGCTCGCGGAGAGCGGGGCCGAGCCCACCCCGGCACGGGTGGCAGCTGCGCTGCGCGCCCAGGGCCGGCTGCTGGGGGACGCCGAGGTGCTGGGGCACGCCGAGGAACTGCGGTCCGAACTGGTGGGCTCGGGAAGGCTGGAGGCGCTGCTCGCCGATCCCGCGGTGACCGATGTGCTGGTCGCCGCGCCCGACCGGGTCTGGGTGGACCGTGGTGCCGGACTCGAACTGACCGATGTGGCCTTCCCGGACGCGGCTGCGGTGCGCCGCCTGGCACAGCGGCTCGCCGCCGTGGCCGGGCGGCGGCTCGACGATGCCAGGCCCTGGGTGGACGCCCGCCTGCCGGACGGGACGCGGATGCATGCGGTGCTCGAACCAGTGGCCGTCGGGTCGACGTGCCTCTCGCTGCGGGTGGTGCGGCCGAAGGCCTTCTCACTGGAGGAGCTGGTGGCGGCGGGCACGGTCCCACCGGGCGGCGGCCAGGTGCTGCGGGCGTTGATCGACGCCCGGCTGTCCTTCCTGGTCAGCGGTGGCACCGGCTCGGGCAAGACCACGCTCCTGTCGTCGCTGCTGGGCCTGGTGGGGACCGCCGAGCGGATTGTGCTGGCAGAGGACTCCTCGGAACTGCGCCCCGAGCACCCGCACGTGGTCCGGCTGGAGTCGCGGCCACCGAACCAGGAGGGCGCGGGCCGGGTGACCCTGCGGGATCTGGTGCGTCAGGCCTTGCGGATGCGGCCCGACCGGCTGGTGGTGGGTGAGGTGCGCGGGGCCGAGGTCACCGAGCTGCTGGCCGCGCTGAACACCGGACACGAAGGAGGGTGCGGGACTGTGCACGCGAATGCCGCATCGGATGTTCCGGCCCGCCTTGAGGCACTCGGGACGGCCGCAGGGCTCGACCGGGCAGCCCTGCACAGTCAGTTGGCGGCGGCGCTCGCGGTGGTGGTGCATCTCGTACGGGATCGGAGCGGACGGCGAAGGGTCGCCGAGGTGCATGTGCTGGAGCGGGATGCGACGGGGCTGGTGATGACCGTGCCCGCCCTGCGCTGGGGCACGCAGGGCTTCACCGAGGGACGCGGATGGCCCAGGCTGCGGACCATGATCGGGGGCGCGCTGTGA
- the ssd gene encoding septum site-determining protein Ssd, translating to MAGSITPDRLPAAGKRRGGPLIVTEDAVLLDDLLRLCAAAGAEPEVHHGVPEHKGGWESAPLILVGDDAAARVRGGTRRPGVYLVGKDQDDPDVWQRAVEIGAEYVLRLPDAESWLVERIADVAEGAGDQALTVGVIGGRGGAGASTLACALAVTAARSGQRTVLIDGDPLGGGLDVLLGGEHAQGRRWPDFARSKGRLAGSALEESLPELHGLRVLSWDRTDSVVIAPEAMRAVLAAARRGGGVVVVDLPRRVDEGVAEALAQLDLGLLVVPGELRAVAAAARVASMAGMVLQDLRAVVRGPYAPGLDEEWVARALELPLAGELPAEEGLLAAESGGAPPGGRARGPLARFCTAFWAQALSGRGVS from the coding sequence GTGGCTGGATCCATCACACCTGATCGGCTGCCGGCGGCCGGGAAGCGGCGGGGCGGGCCGCTCATCGTCACCGAGGACGCGGTGCTCCTCGACGACCTGCTGCGGCTGTGCGCCGCGGCCGGCGCCGAGCCGGAGGTCCATCACGGGGTGCCCGAGCACAAGGGCGGCTGGGAGAGCGCGCCGCTGATCCTCGTCGGGGACGACGCGGCGGCCCGGGTGCGCGGGGGCACCCGCAGACCAGGGGTGTACCTCGTGGGAAAGGACCAGGACGACCCGGATGTCTGGCAGCGGGCCGTCGAGATCGGAGCGGAGTATGTGCTGCGGCTGCCGGACGCCGAGAGCTGGCTCGTCGAGCGGATCGCGGACGTTGCCGAAGGGGCGGGGGACCAGGCTCTCACCGTCGGAGTGATCGGCGGCCGGGGTGGGGCCGGGGCATCCACGCTGGCGTGTGCGCTGGCGGTCACCGCGGCCCGGAGCGGACAGCGCACCGTGCTCATCGACGGGGACCCGCTGGGCGGCGGGCTCGATGTGCTGCTCGGGGGCGAACACGCGCAGGGCAGGCGGTGGCCGGATTTCGCCCGTTCCAAGGGGCGGTTGGCCGGGAGCGCGCTGGAGGAATCCCTGCCGGAACTGCACGGGCTCCGCGTCCTCAGCTGGGACCGGACGGACTCCGTCGTGATCGCACCAGAGGCGATGCGCGCCGTTCTGGCAGCCGCACGCAGGGGCGGCGGAGTGGTCGTCGTGGATCTGCCCCGGCGGGTCGACGAGGGCGTCGCGGAGGCGCTCGCCCAGCTCGATCTCGGTCTCCTGGTGGTGCCGGGGGAGCTTCGGGCGGTCGCTGCCGCAGCCAGGGTGGCCTCGATGGCCGGCATGGTCCTCCAGGACCTGCGGGCGGTGGTTCGCGGGCCCTATGCGCCAGGGCTGGACGAGGAGTGGGTGGCGCGGGCACTGGAGCTGCCCCTCGCGGGTGAACTGCCCGCCGAGGAGGGGCTGCTCGCAGCAGAGAGTGGCGGCGCTCCGCCGGGCGGTCGGGCCCGGGGGCCACTGGCCAGGTTCTGTACGGCGTTCTGGGCGCAGGCACTGTCGGGGCGAGGTGTCTCATGA
- a CDS encoding TadE family type IV pilus minor pilin → MSAEAAVVIPALVLFTMALVWALTAAAAQIQCVDAARIGARAAARSEPRAAALAAARSAAPRGARVTVGRAGELWRVRVEAPTPGPGPLTLTLKAEAAALDEREVSGPSGPSGSSDADSPNSPNSPNSPNSPGNPGTANGETRARPDGSVVRT, encoded by the coding sequence GTGTCGGCTGAGGCTGCGGTGGTGATTCCGGCGCTGGTGCTGTTCACGATGGCGTTGGTCTGGGCTCTGACCGCCGCAGCTGCCCAGATCCAGTGCGTCGATGCGGCGCGGATCGGTGCGCGGGCGGCTGCCAGGTCGGAGCCACGGGCGGCTGCGCTCGCCGCCGCCCGTTCGGCAGCCCCGCGCGGCGCACGCGTCACGGTGGGCCGCGCGGGGGAGCTCTGGCGGGTTCGGGTGGAGGCGCCGACGCCGGGACCTGGCCCCCTCACACTGACGCTCAAGGCGGAAGCGGCGGCGCTCGATGAGCGCGAGGTGAGTGGGCCCAGCGGCCCCAGCGGCTCTAGCGACGCTGACAGTCCTAACAGTCCTAACAGTCCTAACAGCCCTAACAGCCCCGGCAACCCCGGGACGGCGAACGGCGAAACGCGGGCTCGGCCCGACGGCTCGGTGGTGCGGACATGA
- a CDS encoding STAS domain-containing protein, which translates to MDLSLSTRNVSGPGGDRTVVEVGGEIDVYTAPKLREQLVELVNDGSYHLVVDMEGVDFLDSTGLGVLVGGLKRVRAHEGSLRLVCNQERILKIFRITGLTKVFPIHTTVDEAVAATD; encoded by the coding sequence GTGGACCTGTCCCTGTCGACTCGCAATGTGTCCGGGCCTGGTGGCGACCGTACGGTCGTCGAGGTCGGTGGCGAGATTGATGTATATACCGCGCCCAAGCTGCGCGAGCAGTTGGTCGAGTTGGTGAACGACGGCAGTTACCACCTGGTCGTCGACATGGAGGGCGTGGACTTCCTCGACTCCACCGGACTCGGCGTGCTCGTAGGCGGCCTGAAGCGCGTGCGTGCCCATGAGGGCTCGCTGCGCCTGGTCTGCAACCAGGAGCGCATTCTCAAGATCTTCCGAATCACCGGTCTGACCAAGGTGTTCCCGATCCACACCACGGTCGATGAAGCCGTCGCGGCAACCGACTGA
- a CDS encoding DEAD/DEAH box helicase — MAFNHLPAGVHDALSPLSVMPVTHSVPMAKNHRTGRPTADTGARPGPRQILERLSAGQSRASRITHTEHLPPRAGRHAVWPDRIRPEVIAAIRARGIEHPWAHQATAAEHALDGESVIIATGTASGKSLAYLAPVLSALLDGSEAPNGRGATALYLAPTKALAADQRRSFRELAAPLGHGIRPAVYDGDTPVEEREWVRQFANYVLTNPDMLHRGILPSHPRWASFLRALRYVVIDECHTYRGVFGSHVAQVVRRLRRLCARYGSDPVFLLASATAAEPAVTAGRLTGLPVHEVADDASPRGELVFALWEPPLTELHGEQGAPVRRTATAETADLLTDLTVQGVRSVAFVRSRRGAELISVIAQERLAEVDRSLVSRVAAYRGGYLPEERRAIEAALHSGELLGLAATTALELGIDVSGLDAVVIAGYPGTRASLWQQAGRAGRAGGGALAVLVARDDPLDTYLVHHPEALFQQPVESTVLDPDNPYVLAPHLCAAAAELPLTASDLELFGPATTGLMPQLETAKLLRRRGKSWYWTRRERAADLTDIRGEGGRPVQIVEAGTGRLLGTVDEASSHTTVHDGAVHLHQGRTYVVKHLDLEDSAALVEEAGPPYSTTARDTTAIAVLETDTEIPWGTGRLCYGSVEVTNQVVSFLRRRLITGEVLGETKLDLPPRTLRTRAVWWTVTEDQLDAARINPEQLAGALHAAEHASIGMLPLFATCDRWDIGGVSIPLHPDTLLPTVFVYDGHPGGAGFAERAFHTAREWLTATREAIASCECEAGCPSCIQSPKCGNGNDPLHKRGAVRLLAELLREAPASDSPERGSRPETAEAGDRPAAEA, encoded by the coding sequence ATGGCATTCAATCACTTACCAGCAGGCGTGCACGACGCCTTGAGCCCATTGTCCGTCATGCCAGTGACACACTCGGTACCGATGGCCAAGAATCACCGCACCGGGCGACCCACTGCGGACACGGGTGCACGACCCGGTCCACGGCAGATACTCGAACGTCTCTCCGCGGGGCAGAGCCGGGCTTCGCGCATCACTCATACGGAGCACCTGCCCCCGCGTGCGGGGCGTCATGCCGTCTGGCCCGATCGCATCCGGCCTGAAGTGATTGCCGCCATTCGGGCACGTGGCATCGAACATCCATGGGCCCATCAGGCCACAGCTGCCGAGCACGCGCTCGACGGCGAGTCTGTGATCATCGCCACGGGCACCGCTTCGGGCAAGTCGCTCGCCTACCTCGCACCGGTGCTCTCGGCTCTCCTCGACGGGTCGGAGGCGCCCAACGGACGGGGCGCCACGGCCCTCTACCTCGCTCCCACCAAGGCCCTGGCCGCCGACCAGCGGCGCTCCTTCCGGGAGCTCGCCGCACCGCTGGGCCACGGCATCAGACCGGCCGTGTACGACGGGGACACACCCGTCGAAGAGCGTGAATGGGTACGTCAGTTCGCCAACTACGTCCTCACCAACCCGGACATGCTGCATCGCGGGATCCTGCCCTCCCACCCGCGCTGGGCCTCCTTCCTGCGCGCTCTGCGGTACGTGGTCATCGACGAGTGCCACACCTACCGGGGCGTCTTCGGCTCGCATGTGGCCCAGGTGGTGCGCAGATTGCGCCGCCTCTGCGCCCGTTACGGCTCCGACCCCGTCTTCCTGCTCGCGTCCGCCACTGCGGCGGAGCCCGCCGTGACCGCAGGCCGCCTCACCGGCCTCCCCGTGCATGAGGTGGCTGACGACGCCTCTCCCCGCGGCGAACTGGTCTTCGCCCTGTGGGAGCCACCGCTCACCGAACTCCACGGCGAGCAGGGCGCTCCCGTACGCCGTACCGCCACTGCCGAGACCGCCGACCTCCTCACCGATCTGACCGTGCAGGGTGTCCGCTCGGTCGCCTTCGTACGGTCCCGGCGTGGCGCGGAGCTCATCTCCGTCATCGCCCAGGAACGTCTCGCCGAGGTCGACCGCTCGCTGGTCTCCCGGGTCGCCGCCTACCGGGGCGGCTATCTCCCCGAGGAGCGACGCGCCATCGAAGCCGCCCTGCACTCCGGCGAACTGCTCGGCCTCGCTGCCACCACCGCCCTGGAACTCGGCATCGACGTCTCGGGGCTGGACGCCGTTGTCATCGCCGGCTATCCCGGCACCCGGGCGTCCCTGTGGCAGCAGGCGGGCCGTGCCGGCCGCGCCGGCGGCGGCGCCCTCGCCGTCCTGGTGGCCCGTGACGATCCGCTGGACACCTACCTCGTCCATCACCCCGAGGCCCTCTTCCAGCAGCCGGTGGAGTCCACCGTCCTGGACCCGGACAATCCGTACGTCCTCGCCCCCCATCTGTGCGCGGCCGCAGCGGAACTACCGCTGACCGCGTCCGATCTTGAACTCTTCGGTCCGGCGACCACCGGGCTGATGCCACAGCTGGAGACCGCGAAACTGCTGCGCCGGCGGGGAAAGTCCTGGTACTGGACCCGGCGGGAGCGGGCAGCCGACCTCACCGACATCCGGGGCGAGGGCGGACGGCCCGTCCAGATCGTCGAGGCGGGCACAGGGCGGCTGCTCGGCACGGTCGACGAAGCCTCCTCCCACACCACCGTCCACGACGGCGCCGTCCACCTCCACCAGGGGCGCACATACGTGGTGAAGCACTTGGATCTGGAGGATTCCGCCGCCCTGGTCGAGGAGGCCGGCCCGCCGTACTCGACCACCGCCCGGGACACCACCGCCATCGCCGTCCTGGAGACCGACACCGAAATCCCCTGGGGCACCGGGCGGCTCTGCTACGGGTCTGTCGAGGTCACCAACCAGGTCGTCTCCTTCCTTCGGCGCAGGCTCATCACGGGGGAGGTACTCGGCGAGACCAAACTCGACCTGCCGCCCCGCACTCTGCGCACCCGAGCCGTGTGGTGGACGGTCACCGAGGACCAGCTCGATGCCGCCCGGATCAATCCGGAACAGCTGGCGGGCGCCCTGCACGCCGCCGAACACGCCTCCATCGGCATGCTGCCGCTCTTCGCCACCTGCGACCGCTGGGACATCGGCGGTGTCTCCATCCCATTGCATCCGGACACCCTGTTGCCGACGGTCTTCGTGTACGACGGCCACCCCGGCGGGGCCGGCTTCGCAGAACGGGCCTTCCACACGGCCCGCGAATGGCTCACCGCGACCCGGGAAGCCATCGCCTCCTGCGAGTGCGAAGCGGGCTGCCCTTCCTGCATCCAGTCCCCGAAATGCGGCAACGGCAACGACCCGCTCCACAAGCGAGGCGCCGTACGCCTCCTCGCAGAACTTCTCAGGGAAGCTCCTGCCAGCGATTCGCCCGAGCGGGGGAGTCGTCCGGAGACGGCAGAGGCAGGAGACCGCCCCGCGGCGGAGGCATAG
- a CDS encoding Rv3654c family TadE-like protein: MRRIGGHLNDRGSATVWVAMAMTSLCVVFAALLAMGQSVAARHRAGGAADLAALAAADRALQGQGTACAAAGRVAVAQGARVVRCAVRGEIADVTAEARFGPYTPKVRARAGPPDGVGQADALPSPAPSPAPPLPPSPPPLPTPPASPMPPPRGGLLPLPSPDDSPARANRWQELP; this comes from the coding sequence ATGAGGAGGATCGGGGGACATCTGAACGACCGCGGCTCGGCGACGGTGTGGGTGGCCATGGCGATGACCTCCCTCTGCGTGGTCTTCGCGGCTCTGCTCGCGATGGGCCAGAGCGTGGCGGCCCGTCACCGTGCCGGTGGTGCGGCGGATCTGGCAGCCCTGGCAGCTGCGGACCGGGCGCTCCAGGGGCAGGGAACGGCGTGCGCTGCGGCGGGGAGGGTGGCCGTGGCGCAAGGGGCCAGGGTGGTGCGGTGCGCGGTGAGGGGTGAGATCGCCGATGTGACGGCCGAGGCGCGGTTCGGGCCGTACACGCCGAAGGTCAGGGCGCGGGCCGGTCCACCGGATGGGGTGGGTCAGGCCGACGCCCTTCCAAGCCCGGCGCCGTCACCTGCACCTCCGCTGCCCCCATCTCCACCTCCGCTTCCGACTCCGCCTGCGTCGCCTATGCCTCCGCCGCGGGGCGGTCTCCTGCCTCTGCCGTCTCCGGACGACTCCCCCGCTCGGGCGAATCGCTGGCAGGAGCTTCCCTGA
- a CDS encoding DUF4244 domain-containing protein yields the protein MRARWHLLRFGAGRGDAGMSTSEYAMGTIAACAFAAVLYKVVTSGPVAAALQSVVEKALHAEF from the coding sequence ATGCGGGCTCGGTGGCATCTGCTGAGGTTCGGGGCCGGCAGGGGCGACGCGGGGATGTCCACGTCCGAGTACGCAATGGGCACCATCGCGGCCTGCGCATTCGCGGCCGTGCTCTACAAGGTGGTTACCAGCGGGCCTGTTGCTGCGGCGCTGCAATCCGTGGTCGAGAAGGCGCTCCATGCGGAGTTCTGA
- a CDS encoding ATP-binding protein: MATVELRFSAQPEHVRTARLVAAAVARRAGVDEAVLDEVRLAVGEACSRAVGLHRGNGIAAPVRVVLIEEEKSFSIEVGDEVPSTGGAASADSGAPDASAVGGADPSLDASADGEDEMGLAVISGLVDDVEVTSGEYGGVIRMTWPTASATALP; the protein is encoded by the coding sequence ATGGCCACCGTTGAACTCCGTTTCAGCGCCCAGCCCGAACATGTGAGGACGGCTCGCCTGGTGGCGGCCGCCGTGGCACGCCGGGCCGGGGTCGATGAGGCTGTGCTGGACGAAGTGAGACTCGCGGTCGGCGAGGCGTGTTCCCGTGCGGTGGGTCTCCACCGCGGCAATGGCATCGCGGCCCCCGTCCGCGTCGTACTGATTGAGGAGGAGAAGTCCTTCTCCATCGAGGTCGGGGACGAGGTGCCGAGTACGGGTGGTGCGGCCTCCGCGGATTCCGGGGCGCCCGACGCTTCGGCCGTGGGGGGCGCCGATCCGTCCCTCGACGCGTCCGCGGACGGCGAGGACGAAATGGGCCTCGCGGTGATCAGCGGTCTCGTCGACGATGTGGAGGTCACCTCCGGCGAGTACGGGGGAGTCATCCGCATGACGTGGCCGACGGCATCGGCAACGGCCCTGCCCTGA
- a CDS encoding type II secretion system F family protein, with protein sequence MTGAAGGGVMTGEVVHRLGAVLCAVAAAARLGLAWAGRRHDRLSRKRAAALLAVAPGRAAWRPEYRAWAARWGAPLAAVATGCVLVGGWAGCALGLAAGYGVRRYQRRRSSSGADEALAKAAAHELPLAAELLAACIAAGAGPREAAEAVGESLGGPVGDALARAAAELRLGSEPAEAWGRFGSIPGATSLARCLERAASTGAPAADPVARLAAGLRAGRARAAKDRAGRAGVLITGPVGLCFLPAFLAVGVVPVVIGLAGHLLKAS encoded by the coding sequence ATGACCGGGGCCGCTGGGGGCGGCGTCATGACGGGTGAGGTTGTCCACAGGCTGGGGGCAGTGCTGTGCGCCGTGGCGGCTGCAGCCCGCCTGGGCCTTGCCTGGGCCGGGCGGCGGCACGACCGGTTGTCACGCAAGCGGGCCGCCGCACTGCTGGCCGTGGCACCGGGCAGGGCGGCATGGCGCCCCGAGTACCGAGCGTGGGCCGCCCGGTGGGGCGCTCCGCTGGCCGCAGTGGCCACCGGTTGCGTCCTGGTGGGTGGATGGGCCGGATGCGCGCTCGGCCTCGCAGCCGGGTACGGAGTGCGGCGCTACCAGCGCCGGCGTTCGTCGTCCGGAGCCGACGAGGCCCTGGCGAAGGCCGCCGCACATGAACTGCCGCTTGCTGCCGAGCTCCTGGCGGCGTGCATCGCCGCCGGGGCCGGCCCTCGTGAGGCGGCCGAGGCAGTCGGGGAATCGCTGGGCGGACCGGTCGGTGACGCCCTGGCCCGGGCTGCGGCGGAGTTGCGCCTCGGCAGTGAACCCGCCGAGGCCTGGGGGCGGTTCGGTTCGATACCGGGGGCGACTTCCCTGGCCCGCTGCCTGGAGCGGGCCGCGTCGACGGGGGCCCCGGCCGCCGATCCGGTTGCCCGGCTTGCGGCAGGCCTCAGAGCGGGCCGGGCCAGAGCCGCCAAGGACAGGGCAGGCCGGGCGGGCGTTCTGATCACCGGGCCGGTTGGTCTCTGCTTCCTGCCCGCGTTTCTGGCAGTCGGGGTGGTGCCTGTGGTGATCGGCCTGGCGGGCCACCTCCTGAAGGCGAGCTGA
- a CDS encoding type II secretion system F family protein, whose translation MAQAADHDRGRAVTALVFLTVLCAGTALWMLGARERGLRRGRLLFAGGPVRHTRGASGKSVAPWGDSLRGRVRDRLRPEWLCPVVAGAVAVLGGSVLPLLVGVLAVPFLGRRLRAAAAARDRLARADAVIALCGAVAAELRAGKQPGEALLAAGRGSGALGAAGAAVLAAARFGGDVPEALRRAAREPGAGGLRGAAACWRVSVDGGAGLAAGLEGLEGALRAERDQRAGLRAELAGARSTVLVLALLPVGGLLLGTALGADPLWTLLHTPAGLCCLLAGGVLESAGFFWAARIVRAGEDV comes from the coding sequence ATGGCCCAGGCTGCGGACCATGATCGGGGGCGCGCTGTGACGGCCCTGGTCTTTCTGACCGTGCTCTGCGCGGGTACGGCCCTGTGGATGCTGGGCGCGCGGGAGCGGGGACTGCGCAGGGGACGGCTGCTGTTCGCGGGCGGCCCAGTGCGCCACACGCGCGGGGCATCGGGGAAGAGCGTCGCGCCGTGGGGCGATTCGCTCCGCGGCCGGGTGCGTGACCGTCTGCGGCCGGAGTGGCTCTGTCCGGTGGTGGCCGGAGCCGTGGCGGTACTGGGCGGATCGGTGCTGCCGCTCCTGGTGGGAGTGCTGGCCGTGCCATTCCTCGGCCGACGGCTGCGAGCCGCGGCTGCGGCACGGGACCGGCTGGCGCGGGCCGACGCGGTGATCGCACTGTGCGGGGCGGTGGCTGCCGAACTGCGGGCCGGGAAACAGCCAGGAGAGGCGCTGCTGGCTGCCGGACGGGGTTCAGGGGCCCTGGGTGCGGCCGGAGCCGCGGTACTGGCGGCGGCGCGGTTCGGCGGGGACGTGCCCGAGGCGCTGCGGCGTGCGGCGCGGGAGCCAGGAGCGGGTGGCCTGCGCGGTGCGGCCGCTTGCTGGCGGGTGTCGGTGGACGGGGGCGCCGGACTCGCGGCCGGCCTCGAAGGGCTGGAGGGCGCGCTGCGCGCCGAGCGTGACCAACGGGCCGGCCTCCGGGCAGAACTGGCCGGTGCGCGGTCCACGGTGCTGGTCCTCGCGTTGCTTCCGGTCGGTGGTCTGCTGTTGGGCACTGCCCTCGGGGCCGATCCGCTGTGGACCTTGCTGCACACACCGGCGGGGCTGTGCTGCCTGCTCGCGGGCGGGGTGCTGGAGAGCGCGGGGTTCTTCTGGGCAGCGCGGATCGTACGGGCCGGGGAGGACGTATGA